A region of the Campylobacter cuniculorum DSM 23162 = LMG 24588 genome:
GAGCTTTAAAAATTTATTTATATTTTGTCCTTAAATTTGCAGCATGAGTGAGTGCTACAGCAATGGCATCACTTATATCCAAAGGTTTAATATCTTTTGAAATTCCTAAAATTCTCTTCACCATAAAAGCCACTTGCTCCTTAGTCGCCTTAGCTTTGCCTGTAATGGTTTTTTTAATCTGCAAAGGAGTGTATTCACTAAATTCTCCATGAATTTGAAGAATCTTTAAACTCAAGGCTCCGCGAAATTGAGCAAGTTTTAAAACGGTTTTGGGATTATAAGCAAAGAAAATATCCTCCACAGCAACCTCATCGAAATGATATTGCTTAAATATCAAATCCATTCCTTCACAAAGCTCTGTAATTTGATATTGCAAAGTCGAGGGTTTAATTTTAATA
Encoded here:
- the ruvC gene encoding crossover junction endodeoxyribonuclease RuvC, with protein sequence MKILGVDPGSRFCGYAIIEVNQNKNSLIEAGLIKIKPSTLQYQITELCEGMDLIFKQYHFDEVAVEDIFFAYNPKTVLKLAQFRGALSLKILQIHGEFSEYTPLQIKKTITGKAKATKEQVAFMVKRILGISKDIKPLDISDAIAVALTHAANLRTKYK